The DNA segment CAGCACTCGGTTGCGGTCGCCGACGGGAGGGTGACCGCCCTGCGGCTGGTGCCGGAGAACCCGCCGACCTGTCCCGAGGCGATCGAAGCGGTTCGTGCCGCCGACTGGTTGATCTTCGGACCGGGCAGCTGGTACACCAGCGTGCTACCGCATCTCCTGGTGCCGGAGCTGGCCGCGGCGATCGTGGCGAGCCCGGCCCGCCGGCTGGTCACGCTCAACCTGAGCGCCGACAAGGAGACGTCCGGGCTCTCCACGGCCGACCACCTGGCGGCGCTGCAGTGGTACCTCCCGGAGCTCCGGGTGGACACGGTGCTCGCCGACGCCAAGTGGGCGGGCGAGCCGGAACCGGTGCGGGCAGCCGCTCAGGAGCTGGGCGCGGAGCTGGTATTGGCACCCGTCGCCGTTGCGGACGGCAGCCCACGGCATGATCCTGAGTCGTTGGGCGTTGCACTGGTGCCAGTATTGGGCGCCGCTCGTTAGTTACTGGCGTAGCTCGGCACACAATGTTCAAGATCCGGCGCATGAGGTGACGATTCGATGGCGATGACGGCAGCGGTCAAGGACGAGCTGAGCCGGGTCGACGTGCCCAAGCCCTGTTGCCGGAGGGCCGAGATGGCGGCCCTGTTGCGTTTCGCGGGTGGGCTGCACATCGTGTCCGGCCGGGTCGTGGTCGAGGCCGAGCTGGACACCGGCGCCGTCGCCCGGCGGCTGCGGCGCGAGATCGCCGACGTCTACGGCTACCAGAGCGAGGTCCACGTGCTGGCCTCCGGCGGCCTGCGCAAGGGCAGCCACTACATCGTGCGGATCGTCAAGGACGGCGAGGTGCTGGCGCGCCAGACCGGCCTGCTCGACGTGCGCGGCCGGCCGGTGCGCGGACTGCCGCAGCACGTGGTGAACGGCAACGTCTGCTGCTCGGTCGCCGCCTGGCGGGGCGCGTTCATGGCGCACGGCTCGCTCACCGAGCCGGGCCGGTCCAGCGCCCTGGAGATCACCTGCCCGGGTCCGGAGGCGGCCCTCGCGCTGCGCGGCGCGGCCCGCCGCATCGGCATCACCGCGAAGGAGCGTGAGGTCCGCGGCGTCGACCGGGTGGTGATCAAGGACGGCGACGCGATCGCCGCGCTGCTGACCCGCATCGGCGCCCACTCCAGCGTGCTGGCCTGGGAGGAGCGCCGGGTCCGGCGCGAGGTCCGCGCCACCGCGAACCGGCTCGCCAACTTCGACGACGCCAACCTGCGCCGGTCCGCGCGGGCGGCGGTGGCGGCGGCGGCCCGGGTCACCCGTGCCCTGGAGATCCTCGCCGACGACGCGCCGAACCACCTGACCTCGGCCGGCCGGCTGCGCCTGGAGCACCGGCAGGCGTCCCTGGAGGAGCTGGGCGCGCTGGCCGACCCGCCGCTGACCAAGGACGCGATCGCCGGCCGGATCCGCCGCCTGCTGGCCCTCGCCGACAAGCGCGCCCGGGACCTCGGCATTCCGGATACTGAGGCGGCCGTCACACCCGAGATGATGGCTTGCTAGTGACTTTCGGCCCTCAGCTCGGGGCCCTGGTTTAGATAACGTTCAGGTCGCGGCCCCGCCGCTCCGCCGGTACCCGCCCTCGGCTAGGGTCACTGGTGACGGCGACGGTGCCGGCAGTCCGGCCGAACCCCCCGCTGTGATCTCGCTCCTTCGGGCGCGGCGGCCGGGCGCCATTGGACGCGGCCCTCCACCTGGCGGGCATGCAGACCCTCCGCCGGTCGCAGAACCCGGCGGACCGAAACGAGGAGACCACCTGTGACCATCCGGGTTGGCATCAACGGCTTCGGCCGTATCGGTCGTAACTTCTTCCGCGCGGTGCTGGCGTCCGGCGCCGACATCGAGATCGTCGGCGTGAACGACCTGACCGACAACGCCACGCTGGCGCACCTGCTCAAGTACGACAGCATCCTGGGCCGTCTGGGCCACGAGGTGAAGGCGTCCGCCGACGAGATCACCGTCGGTGGCAAGTCGTTCAAGGCGTTCGCCGAGCGCGACCCGAACAACCTGCCCTGGGGCGACCTGGGCGCCGACGTCGTCATCGAGTCGACCGGCTTCTTCACCGACGCCACCAAGGCGAAGGCGCACGTCGACAAGGGCGCCAAGAAGGTCATCATCTCGGCTCCGGCCAAGAACGAGGACATCACGATCGTGATGGGCGTCAACGACGGCCTCTACGACTCGGCGAAGCACACCATCATCTCGAACGCTTCGTGCACCACGAACTGCCTCGCCCCGATGGCGAAGGTCCTGAACGACACGATCGGGATCGAAAAGGGTCTGATGACCACGATCCACGCGTACACCCAGGACCAGAACCTGCAGGACGGCCCGCACAGCGACCTGCGCCGCGCCCGCGCCGCCGCGCTGAACATCGTGCCGACCTCGACCGGTGCCGCCAAGGCCGTCAGCCTGGTGCTGCCGGAGCTCAAGGGCAAGCTGGACGGCTTCGCGCTCCGGGTGCCGATCCCCACCGGTTCGGCCACCGACCTGACCTTCACCGCCGCCCGTGACACCACGGTCGAAGAGGTCAACGCCGCGATCAAGGCCGCGGCCGAGGGCCCGCTCAAGGGCATCCTGGTCTACACCGAGGACGCGATCGTGTCGGCCGACATCGTCACCGACCCGGCCTCCTGCATCTTCGACGCCGGCCTCACCAAGGTCATCGGCGGCAACCAGGTCAAGGTCGTCGGCTGGTACGACAACGAGTGGGGCTACTCGAACCGCCTCGTCGACCTGGTCAAGCTGGTCGGGGCCTGATCTATCTTGAAGACTCTCGACGACTTGCTCGGCGAGGGTGTCTCGGGTCGGCGCGTGTTCGTGCGCGCCGACCTGAACGTCCCGTTCGACAAGGCCAATCCGGGCGTCATCAGTGACGACGGCCGCGCCCGCGCGGTGCTGCCGACGCTGATCGCCCTGCGTGACGCGGGCGCCCGCGTGATCGTGGCGTCGCACCTGGGCCGCCCGAAGGGCGCGCCGGACCCCAAGTTCACCCTGGAGCCGGTCGCGAAGCGGCTGGGCGAGCTGCTCGGCTCGTCGGTCGTCTTCGCCACCGACACGGTGGGCGCCTCCGCTTCGGCCGCCGTGTCGGCGCTCGAGGACGGCCAGGTCCTGCTGCTGGAGAACCTGCGGTTCAACGCCGGTGAGACCTCGAAGGACGACGCCGAGCGCGGCGCCTTCGCGGACCAGCTCGCCGCGTTCGCCGACTACTACGTCGACGACGCGTTCGGCGCGGTGCACCGCAAGCACGCCTCGGTGTACGACGTGCCCGCCCGCCTGCCGCACTACGCCGGTGGCCTCGTCCTCAAGGAGGTCGAGGTCCTCAAGAAGGTGTCGGAGAGCCCGGAGCAGCCCTACGTCGTCGTTCTCGGCGGCTCCAAGGTCTCCGACAAGCTCGCCGTCATCCAGGCGCTGCTGCCCAAGGTGGACAAGCTGCTCGTCGGTGGCGGCATGTGCTTCACGTTCCTCAAGGCGCAGGGTCACGAGGTGGGTAAATCCCTCCTCGAATCCGAGATGATCGACACGTGTAAGCAGCTCCTCGAGCAGGCTGACGGCCGGATCGTGCTCCCGGTCGACGTCGTGGCGGCCACTGAGTTCTCGGCGGACGCCGAGCACGCGGTCTCCGACATCTCGGATATTCCCGCCGACCGGCTCGGTCTCGACATCGGCCCGCGCTCCACGGAACTGTTCGCGTCCGCGATCGCCGGTGCGAAGACCGTCTTCTGGAACGGCCCGATGGGCGTCTTCGAGCTCGCCCCGTTCGCCGCGGGCACCCGTGGCGTCGCCGAGGCGATCACCAAGATCGACGGCTTCTCGGTCGTCGGCGGCGGCGACTCGGCCGCCGCGGTCCGCACCCTCGGCCTGGACGAGACCGCGTTCGGCCACATCTCCACCGGCGGGGGCGCGTCCCTGGAGTACCTCGAAGGCAAGACGCTGCCGGGCGTCGCCGCACTGGAGAAGTGAATGACGACCCCCCGTAAGCCGATCATCGCCGGCAACTGGAAGATGAACCTCAACCACTTCGAGGCGAATCTGCTGGTCCAGAAGCTGGCTGCCAGCCTCACCCCGGCGCAGCTCGACGCCGTCGAGACGGTCGTGCTGCCGCCCTTCACCGATCTGCGCACCGTGCAGACCGCTGTGGACGGCGACAAGCTCGGCATCGCGTACGGCGCGCAGGACATCTCGCAGCACGCGTCCGGCGCCTACACCGGTGAGATCGCCGGCTCGATGCTGGCCAAGCTGGGCTGCTCCTACGTGGTGATCGGGCACTCCGAGCGCCGCGAGTACCACAACGAGAGCGACGAGCTGATCAACGCGAAGATCAAGGCGGCCTTCGCGGCCGGCTTGACCCCGATCTTCTGCGTCGGCGAGGGGCTCTCGGTCCGCGAGGAGTCGAACCACGTCCCGCACTGCACCTCGCAGGTGGACGCGGGCCTCGACGGCCTCAAGGAAGACCAGATCAAGCAGATCGTCATCGCGTACGAGCCGGTCTGGGCGATCGGCACCGGCAAGACCGCGACCCCGGACGACGCCCAGGAGGTGTGCGGAGCGATCCGTGCCCGCCTGGCCGAGAAGTTCGGCGCCGACGTGGCCGAGGCGGTTCGCATCCAGTACGGCGGCTCGGTCAAGGCGGGCAACATCGCCTCGATCATGGCGCAGCCGGACGTGGACGGCGCCCTGGTCGGTGGCGCGGCTCTGGACGCCGAGGGCTTCGCGGCCATCGTGCGCTTCCCGGAGCACGTGGCTCGCTGATCATCAGGAACATCGTGCGTGCCCGGCCGTAACAAACGGCCGGGCACCCGCTATTGTGGGACGGCTTGCTGTGCCCTTCGAGAGGAATGATCCCGACCATGCCGATCGCGTTCGCGTACACGTTGATCGTGTTGCTGATCATCACCAGCATTCTGCTGACCCTGCTGATCCTGCTGCACCGTGGCAAGGGCGGCGGCATGTCGAGCATGTTCGGTGGCGGCGTCACCTCCAGCCTGGCCGGTTCCTCGGTCGCGGAGAAGAACCTCGACCGTTACACCGTGCTCGTCGGCATCATCTGGTTCGCCTGCATCGTGGGCCTCGGATTCTGGTTGAAGCTCGCCCTGCAGTGACGCTTCCTGACGGGCTCCTCTAGCCGTACAATCGCCGCGCGGCCGGTTTTTCCGGCCGCGCGGTTTTTTGTCCTCGCCGTCCGGTTTCGAACGATCTCGAAACAACCCCCCGTCCGGACGGCTCTCGTCAGGCCCCTCGAGACAGGAGTGACGTCCGTGTCCAGTGGCAGCGCTATCCGCGGCAGCCGTGTCGGGTCCAGCCCGATGCGGCCCGACGAGCGCACCGAACCCGCACCGCGCAGGCAGATCAGCTATTTCTGCGCGGCCGGCCACGACAGCCAGATCTGGTTCGCGGCGGAGGCCGCGGCCCCGGAGACGTGGGACTGCCCGCGCTGCGGTCAGCCGGCCGGCCTCGACCGGTCGAACCCGCCGGGACGGCTGCGCGTGGAGCCCTACAAGTCGCATCTCGCATATGTGAAGGAGCGCCGTTCCGAGGAGGACGCCCAGGCGATCCTCGCGGAGGCACTCGCGAAGCTGCGCCAGCGCCGCGGCGAATGACTGAGTGATTGGTGCCGGCCGCACGGGGGCGGCCGGCCCGTTCAGACGTCTCTGCCGAGGAACAGCGCGCCGGTGTCCTGCGTCGCGATGTCGTGGAAGCCCAGCCGCTTGTAGAAGGCGTAGGCGCCGTGGTTCTCCGGCGCCATCCCGAGGTGTACCCGCGGCACGCCGGCCGCGCGCAGGCCGTCCAGGAAGGCGGTCATCAGCCGCCGGCCGAGTCCCTGGCCCTGCGTCTCGGGCAGCAGGTCGATGTGCAGGTGCGCCGGGTAGGCCGTGAGCTCCGGCATGAGCATCCGCTCCGGCTCGCGGTGCAGGTCCAGCATCGTCTCGTCGCGCGGATCCCCGTCGACGAGGCGGTCCGCGGTGGCCGGCAGCCACGTGGCCCGGTACCACTTCACGAAGGCGGGCGTGTCCGCCGTACCGAGGATGTATCCCACCACCCGGCCGGATCCGTCGTCGACCACGTGCGCGTGTTCCGGCTCGTGCTCGACATAGGGCACCGCCCAGATGTCCCCGAGCAGGCGGTCCGAGCTGTACAGCCCGCGCGCGTCCTGACCGGCCGCGCCGGTCCGCGCACAGATGTCGTAGATCGCTTCGAGGTCACTGGCCCGGTAACTGCGGATCATCACCGGGCCAGTGTAGGAACAGCGGCCTCAGCGGATCTCGGCGGCGGCGGCCTCATCGAGGAGCCAGAGCGTCTTCTGTACGCCGGTGGCGCTCGCCGCCGGCAGGTGAGCTCCGGAATGGACGGCCCCGATCGGGGATGCCTTGTCCGGCCCGGCCGCGATCAGCCAGACCTCCTCGGCGCTCTGGATCGTCGGGAACGTCAGCGTGACCCGGGTGGGCGGCGGCTTCGGACTGTCGAAGACCGCGGCCGCCGAACCCTCGGCCTGCAGACCGGGGTGGCCGGGGAAGAGCGACGCCACGTGACCGTCCTCGCCGACGCCGAGCATCAGCACGTCGAACCGGGGGAGAGGGCTGCCGAGCTCGTCGATGTACCGCGCGGCGGCGGCGATGGCGTCGTCGCCGTCCGGCCCGTCGGTGGCCGGCATGGCGTGCACCCGGGCCGGATCCAGCGGCAGCTTGTCCAGCAGGGCCTCGCGGGCCTGGGTCTCGTTGCGGTCCGGGTCGCCGGACGGCAGGAACCGCTCGTCGCCCCACCACAGGTCCACCCGGGACCAGTCGATCGCGGCGGAGGCGGGCAGCTCGCGGACCGCGTGCAGCACCTTCGCGGCGACCCGGCCGCCGGTCAGCACCACGCTCGCGTCACCGTGCACCGCCTGGGCGTCGATGATCTTGATGACGAGCCGTGCCGCCACCGTGGACGCCAGAACGTCGGCGTCCGGAACCACCACGACCACGGTCTCACTCATTTGGGGGTCTCCTTAGGAAAGGCCGCCCGCCGCGATGCGGCGGACGGCCTCGAAGTCGATGTTCGGATGTCAGGCGGCGGCGCTGGCGGCCCGGGCGGCGAGCGCCGGGTCCTTCCAGACGTGCACGCGCATCGGATTGCGGTGGCTCAGGTTCGGCACCCCGGCCATCGCGCTGAGCGCGTCAGCGTAGATCTGGTCGGCGTCGAGCCGGCGCAGCTCCTCGGCGAGCTCGTCACCGACGGCCCGCTTCGGCAGAGGCATGTAGCGGTCCTCCTGGCCGGTCCGGCTGAACAGCGCCGTGCCCTCCTCGCGGGTGACCCGGACGCAGTCGCCGTTCTCGCACTGCAGCTCCACCGAGTGCATCCGGGGCGACCGGTCGGTGTGTTCCAGCACGGGCTCGATGCCGAGCCGGGACTTGAGCCAGCCGAGCATCAGCCAGGCCGTGGGGTCCTTCTCCGGGGCGACGATCGTCGCCCCGGTGACCCGGGCGTCGGTGGAGTCGAACGCGCCGGCGACGAGCGTGCGCCACAGGGTGATCCGGGTCCAGGTGAGGTCGGTGTCGCCCGGGGCGTAGTCCACGGCCCGCTGCCGCAGGGCGGCGACCGGGTCGGGGGACTGCGCGGCGTCGGTGATCCGGCGGTCCGCGACGACGCCGAGGAAGTCGTTCGCGATCATGTTCGGCGGCTCCTCGTGCCACCACGACACGACCGGAACGTCCGGCGCGAGCAGCGGCATGACGACCGACTCGGCGTGCAGGGCGAGGCGGCCGTACATCCGCATGACGACCGCCTCGGCCGGGCCGAGACGCCCGCCCACGACGATCTCCGCGTCCAGCCGGCTGCGGCCTTCGAGGTCGGACCGGACCACGATGAGCAGCCGGCAGGGGTGCGCGGCGGCGGCGATCGTCGCCGCGGCCTCGGCCTCGCGTACCTTCTTCTCCTCGACCACCGAGATGAGGGTGAGCGCCAGGCCGGAGGCCACGCCGCCGGCGCTGCGCCGCTCCGCCGCCAGGGCCTTGACGACCTCGTTGCCGGTGGTGTCCCACAGGCCGATCATGCTCGCCTCCAAGCGCGACCCTCGCGGGCCAGCATCTCGTCCGAGGCCCGCGGGCCCCACTCGCCGGACCGGTACGGCTCCGGGGTCGTCCCGGCCCACGCGGCCTCCAGCGGGTCGATGACCCGCCACGACTGCTCGACCTCGGCCGCGTCCGGGAAGAGCGTGCGGTCGCCGATCAGCACGTCCAGGACGAGCCTTTCGTACGCCTCCGGGCTGGACTCGGTGAACGCCTCGCCGTACTGGAAGTCCATCG comes from the Actinoplanes sp. OR16 genome and includes:
- the whiA gene encoding DNA-binding protein WhiA produces the protein MAMTAAVKDELSRVDVPKPCCRRAEMAALLRFAGGLHIVSGRVVVEAELDTGAVARRLRREIADVYGYQSEVHVLASGGLRKGSHYIVRIVKDGEVLARQTGLLDVRGRPVRGLPQHVVNGNVCCSVAAWRGAFMAHGSLTEPGRSSALEITCPGPEAALALRGAARRIGITAKEREVRGVDRVVIKDGDAIAALLTRIGAHSSVLAWEERRVRREVRATANRLANFDDANLRRSARAAVAAAARVTRALEILADDAPNHLTSAGRLRLEHRQASLEELGALADPPLTKDAIAGRIRRLLALADKRARDLGIPDTEAAVTPEMMAC
- the gap gene encoding type I glyceraldehyde-3-phosphate dehydrogenase; the encoded protein is MTIRVGINGFGRIGRNFFRAVLASGADIEIVGVNDLTDNATLAHLLKYDSILGRLGHEVKASADEITVGGKSFKAFAERDPNNLPWGDLGADVVIESTGFFTDATKAKAHVDKGAKKVIISAPAKNEDITIVMGVNDGLYDSAKHTIISNASCTTNCLAPMAKVLNDTIGIEKGLMTTIHAYTQDQNLQDGPHSDLRRARAAALNIVPTSTGAAKAVSLVLPELKGKLDGFALRVPIPTGSATDLTFTAARDTTVEEVNAAIKAAAEGPLKGILVYTEDAIVSADIVTDPASCIFDAGLTKVIGGNQVKVVGWYDNEWGYSNRLVDLVKLVGA
- the pgk gene encoding phosphoglycerate kinase: MKTLDDLLGEGVSGRRVFVRADLNVPFDKANPGVISDDGRARAVLPTLIALRDAGARVIVASHLGRPKGAPDPKFTLEPVAKRLGELLGSSVVFATDTVGASASAAVSALEDGQVLLLENLRFNAGETSKDDAERGAFADQLAAFADYYVDDAFGAVHRKHASVYDVPARLPHYAGGLVLKEVEVLKKVSESPEQPYVVVLGGSKVSDKLAVIQALLPKVDKLLVGGGMCFTFLKAQGHEVGKSLLESEMIDTCKQLLEQADGRIVLPVDVVAATEFSADAEHAVSDISDIPADRLGLDIGPRSTELFASAIAGAKTVFWNGPMGVFELAPFAAGTRGVAEAITKIDGFSVVGGGDSAAAVRTLGLDETAFGHISTGGGASLEYLEGKTLPGVAALEK
- the tpiA gene encoding triose-phosphate isomerase, encoding MTTPRKPIIAGNWKMNLNHFEANLLVQKLAASLTPAQLDAVETVVLPPFTDLRTVQTAVDGDKLGIAYGAQDISQHASGAYTGEIAGSMLAKLGCSYVVIGHSERREYHNESDELINAKIKAAFAAGLTPIFCVGEGLSVREESNHVPHCTSQVDAGLDGLKEDQIKQIVIAYEPVWAIGTGKTATPDDAQEVCGAIRARLAEKFGADVAEAVRIQYGGSVKAGNIASIMAQPDVDGALVGGAALDAEGFAAIVRFPEHVAR
- the secG gene encoding preprotein translocase subunit SecG, with translation MPIAFAYTLIVLLIITSILLTLLILLHRGKGGGMSSMFGGGVTSSLAGSSVAEKNLDRYTVLVGIIWFACIVGLGFWLKLALQ
- a CDS encoding RNA polymerase-binding protein RbpA, which encodes MSSGSAIRGSRVGSSPMRPDERTEPAPRRQISYFCAAGHDSQIWFAAEAAAPETWDCPRCGQPAGLDRSNPPGRLRVEPYKSHLAYVKERRSEEDAQAILAEALAKLRQRRGE
- a CDS encoding GNAT family N-acetyltransferase, with protein sequence MIRSYRASDLEAIYDICARTGAAGQDARGLYSSDRLLGDIWAVPYVEHEPEHAHVVDDGSGRVVGYILGTADTPAFVKWYRATWLPATADRLVDGDPRDETMLDLHREPERMLMPELTAYPAHLHIDLLPETQGQGLGRRLMTAFLDGLRAAGVPRVHLGMAPENHGAYAFYKRLGFHDIATQDTGALFLGRDV
- the pgl gene encoding 6-phosphogluconolactonase, whose translation is MSETVVVVVPDADVLASTVAARLVIKIIDAQAVHGDASVVLTGGRVAAKVLHAVRELPASAAIDWSRVDLWWGDERFLPSGDPDRNETQAREALLDKLPLDPARVHAMPATDGPDGDDAIAAAARYIDELGSPLPRFDVLMLGVGEDGHVASLFPGHPGLQAEGSAAAVFDSPKPPPTRVTLTFPTIQSAEEVWLIAAGPDKASPIGAVHSGAHLPAASATGVQKTLWLLDEAAAAEIR
- a CDS encoding glucose-6-phosphate dehydrogenase assembly protein OpcA; this encodes MIGLWDTTGNEVVKALAAERRSAGGVASGLALTLISVVEEKKVREAEAAATIAAAAHPCRLLIVVRSDLEGRSRLDAEIVVGGRLGPAEAVVMRMYGRLALHAESVVMPLLAPDVPVVSWWHEEPPNMIANDFLGVVADRRITDAAQSPDPVAALRQRAVDYAPGDTDLTWTRITLWRTLVAGAFDSTDARVTGATIVAPEKDPTAWLMLGWLKSRLGIEPVLEHTDRSPRMHSVELQCENGDCVRVTREEGTALFSRTGQEDRYMPLPKRAVGDELAEELRRLDADQIYADALSAMAGVPNLSHRNPMRVHVWKDPALAARAASAAA